A part of Deinococcus aerolatus genomic DNA contains:
- a CDS encoding acyltransferase yields MTWLKPVDIAGDAQAVYSTFLNDLDARLSDPECDRYSLAREVLAQATYGRSHADLLSDAPIAALNLDARNVTFEAEYYLSTDTEKFGQVKPLLWLWKGLDLTPVGQNPVLGIPLRRILAERIFRRVGRDFKCWQNVEFSVGYNMEVGNDVVVHRHVLLDDTGGIELHDNASISDYVNIYSHTHSVLDGPDVTLRRTVIGRGARITYHSTVLAGSVVSDDALLATHALLRGDIEPHGIAMGLPARTTRLKLREPGTSGSAGVDARSYPRTPDRKANPQFPDPTPNQTRKPDEGQPAPKLIVGER; encoded by the coding sequence GTGACTTGGCTCAAACCGGTAGACATCGCGGGGGACGCTCAGGCCGTCTACTCCACCTTTCTCAATGATCTGGACGCCCGCCTGAGTGATCCGGAGTGTGACCGCTACTCGCTGGCCCGCGAGGTGCTGGCGCAGGCCACGTACGGGCGCAGCCACGCGGACCTGCTGAGCGACGCGCCCATCGCCGCCCTGAACCTGGACGCCCGCAACGTGACCTTCGAGGCCGAGTACTACCTGAGTACCGACACCGAGAAGTTCGGACAGGTCAAGCCGCTGCTGTGGCTGTGGAAGGGGCTGGACCTGACACCGGTGGGCCAGAACCCGGTGCTGGGGATTCCGCTGCGGCGCATTCTCGCCGAGCGCATCTTCCGGCGGGTGGGCCGGGACTTCAAGTGCTGGCAGAACGTGGAGTTCAGCGTGGGCTACAACATGGAGGTCGGCAACGACGTGGTGGTCCACCGCCACGTGTTGCTCGACGACACCGGCGGCATCGAGCTGCATGACAACGCCAGCATCAGCGACTATGTCAACATCTACAGCCACACCCACAGCGTGCTGGACGGTCCCGACGTGACCCTGCGCCGTACCGTGATCGGGCGCGGGGCACGCATCACCTACCACAGCACGGTGCTGGCCGGCAGCGTGGTCAGCGACGATGCCCTGCTGGCCACCCACGCCCTGCTGCGCGGCGACATCGAGCCGCACGGCATTGCCATGGGTCTGCCGGCCCGGACCACCCGCCTGAAACTGCGCGAGCCCGGCACGTCCGGCAGCGCCGGGGTGGATGCCCGCAGCTACCCCCGGACCCCGGACCGCAAGGCCAACCCCCAGTTTCCCGACCCCACCCCCAACCAGACCCGCAAGCCCGATGAGGGGCAGCCTGCCCCGAAGCTGATTGTCGGCGAACGCTGA
- the recD2 gene encoding SF1B family DNA helicase RecD2 — translation MTAFSPPAEAFRVTGGVNRVRYRAESGFTVMTARIVNDDGEDPDATVIGVMPPLDAGDTFSADVLMEEHREYGYQYRVLNMVLEAAPADLTEAGVAAYLEARVGGVGKVLAKRIAGMFGPTTFDVLENDPNRLLQVPGVTQSTLHKMVSSWSQQGLERRLLAGLQGLGLSISQAQRAVKHFGEAALERLTADLYALTEVEGIGFLTADKLATAQGMASDDPRRLTAAAVYALQQAAQQGGHSFLPRHRAERGVAHYTRVSAAQAKLAVETAVELGRLSDDETPLFAEEMGAEERSESRIYLPHVLRAEKKLASLIRTLIATPPGGEEWTVPAGSAQDLSDEQAQVLDLLADHRLVVLTGGPGTGKSTATRAVADLAERLGLEVGLCAPTGKAARRLGEVTGRGASTIHRLLGFGPAGFRHNHLEPAPYDLLIVDEVSMCGDALMLSLLSAVGAGARVLLVGDTDQLPPVDAGLPLHALTQTAPTVRLQTVYRQAAQNPIIRAAHDLLHGSAPQWGDPRLNLTEADPDGGARRVALLVRDLGGPTQVQVLTPMRRGPLGMEHLNYHLQGLFNPGEGGIKIADGEARAGDIVVQTKNDYTNEVFNGTLGTVLKAEGGRLTVDFDNNVVELAGAELFNVQLGYALTVHRAQGSEWHSVLTVLHEAHMPMLSRNLAYTALTRARERFFAVGSASAWHKAAGRQRETRNTALLERVRAR, via the coding sequence GTGACCGCTTTTTCGCCGCCCGCCGAAGCCTTCCGCGTGACCGGCGGGGTCAACCGGGTGCGTTACCGCGCCGAGTCAGGCTTTACCGTGATGACGGCCCGCATCGTCAACGACGACGGCGAGGACCCTGACGCCACCGTGATTGGCGTGATGCCCCCGCTGGACGCCGGGGACACCTTCAGTGCTGACGTCCTGATGGAAGAACACCGCGAATACGGCTACCAGTACCGCGTGCTGAACATGGTCCTGGAAGCCGCGCCCGCCGACCTGACCGAGGCCGGGGTGGCCGCGTACCTTGAGGCCCGCGTGGGCGGCGTGGGGAAGGTGCTGGCTAAGAGAATTGCCGGAATGTTCGGCCCCACCACCTTCGACGTGCTGGAAAACGACCCGAACCGGTTGCTGCAGGTGCCGGGCGTGACCCAGAGCACGCTGCACAAGATGGTCAGCAGCTGGTCGCAGCAGGGTCTGGAACGCCGGCTGCTGGCCGGCCTGCAGGGGCTGGGCCTGAGCATCAGTCAGGCCCAGCGGGCGGTCAAACACTTCGGGGAGGCGGCGCTGGAACGCCTCACGGCTGACCTGTACGCGCTGACCGAGGTGGAGGGCATCGGTTTTCTGACCGCCGACAAGCTGGCGACCGCCCAGGGCATGGCCAGCGACGATCCGCGCCGCCTGACCGCCGCCGCCGTCTACGCGTTGCAGCAGGCCGCGCAGCAGGGCGGCCACTCCTTCCTGCCGCGCCACCGGGCCGAGCGTGGCGTGGCGCACTACACCCGCGTCAGTGCCGCCCAGGCCAAACTGGCGGTGGAAACGGCGGTGGAACTGGGCCGCCTGTCGGACGACGAGACGCCCCTGTTCGCTGAGGAAATGGGCGCGGAGGAACGCAGCGAGAGCCGCATCTACCTGCCGCATGTCCTGCGGGCCGAGAAGAAGCTGGCCTCCCTGATCCGCACGCTGATCGCCACGCCGCCGGGCGGCGAGGAATGGACCGTTCCGGCAGGATCGGCCCAGGACCTGTCAGACGAGCAGGCACAGGTGCTGGACCTGCTGGCCGATCACCGGCTGGTGGTGCTGACCGGCGGCCCCGGCACCGGCAAAAGCACGGCGACCCGGGCGGTGGCCGATCTGGCCGAGCGGCTGGGGCTGGAGGTCGGGCTGTGCGCCCCCACCGGCAAGGCGGCGCGGCGGCTGGGCGAGGTCACGGGCCGGGGGGCCAGCACGATTCACCGCCTGCTGGGCTTCGGTCCCGCCGGCTTCCGGCACAACCACCTGGAACCCGCGCCGTACGATCTGCTGATCGTGGATGAGGTCAGCATGTGCGGCGACGCCCTGATGCTCTCGCTGCTGTCGGCGGTGGGGGCGGGCGCGCGGGTGCTGCTGGTGGGCGACACCGATCAGCTGCCCCCGGTGGACGCGGGCCTGCCGCTGCACGCGCTAACACAGACCGCGCCCACCGTGCGGCTGCAAACGGTGTACCGTCAGGCGGCCCAGAACCCGATCATCCGCGCGGCCCATGACCTGCTGCACGGCTCGGCGCCGCAGTGGGGCGATCCCCGCCTCAACCTGACCGAGGCGGATCCGGACGGCGGCGCGCGGCGGGTGGCCCTGCTGGTCCGCGACCTGGGCGGGCCGACGCAGGTACAGGTGCTGACGCCCATGCGCCGGGGGCCGCTGGGCATGGAACACCTGAACTACCACCTCCAGGGCCTGTTCAATCCTGGCGAGGGCGGCATCAAGATTGCGGACGGTGAAGCCCGTGCCGGGGACATCGTGGTGCAGACCAAGAACGACTACACCAACGAGGTCTTCAACGGCACGCTGGGCACGGTGCTGAAGGCCGAGGGCGGACGCCTGACCGTGGATTTCGACAACAACGTCGTGGAACTGGCTGGCGCGGAGCTGTTCAACGTGCAGCTGGGCTACGCCCTGACCGTCCACCGCGCCCAGGGCAGCGAGTGGCACAGCGTGTTGACCGTGCTGCACGAGGCGCACATGCCCATGCTGTCGCGCAATCTGGCGTATACCGCCCTGACCCGCGCCCGCGAACGCTTCTTCGCGGTGGGTTCGGCCTCGGCGTGGCACAAGGCGGCGGGGCGGCAGCGCGAGACGCGCAACACCGCGCTGCTGGAGCGGGTGCGGGCGCGCTGA
- a CDS encoding YegP family protein: protein MAAKFILKMSGEQFMFNLQSANGQTVLTSERYTTKAAATSGIASVKKNAADDRMYEMTGSGQRFNLKAGNGQVIGGSQNYASGAAAKDGMDAVKRAAAEALVDAQT, encoded by the coding sequence ATGGCCGCAAAGTTCATCCTGAAGATGTCCGGCGAACAGTTCATGTTCAACCTGCAGTCGGCCAACGGGCAGACGGTGCTGACCAGCGAGCGCTACACCACCAAAGCGGCAGCCACCAGCGGCATCGCCTCAGTCAAGAAGAATGCCGCCGACGACCGGATGTACGAGATGACCGGGAGCGGCCAACGCTTTAACCTGAAGGCAGGCAACGGTCAGGTGATCGGTGGCAGTCAGAACTACGCCAGCGGGGCCGCCGCGAAGGATGGGATGGACGCCGTGAAACGCGCAGCGGCAGAAGCCCTGGTCGACGCCCAGACCTGA
- a CDS encoding endo alpha-1,4 polygalactosaminidase codes for MKTRGLGLNALLVWGLMGESGLGLTIPHVRPPPAGLYSWDWQIGARTAALLSIPAGIRLIDLDGFETSAATVTALRRQGLYPVCYINAGSYEPYRSDSPRYPARLKLGVDPDWTDEAFVDVRDVFRPDSVLADILRKRLAMCHGKGFAAVEPDNLQNDENVPGGVISTQQQVDFNGWLADEAHALGLAIFQKNGPDKVLLRDRTGQRLVDKFDGILNESCHEFDECAPLAEYVKRGKPALNVEYRQKFLNCAEARRLGINSMFRDLYLRGGREAEYRRVTC; via the coding sequence GTGAAGACACGTGGCCTGGGCCTGAACGCGCTGCTGGTGTGGGGACTGATGGGCGAGTCCGGACTGGGCCTGACCATTCCCCACGTCCGGCCGCCGCCCGCCGGGCTGTACAGCTGGGACTGGCAGATCGGGGCGCGGACGGCGGCGCTGCTCAGCATCCCGGCGGGGATCAGGCTGATTGATCTCGACGGCTTTGAGACCTCTGCGGCCACCGTGACCGCGCTGCGCCGGCAGGGGCTGTACCCGGTGTGCTACATCAATGCCGGAAGTTACGAGCCGTACCGTTCCGATTCGCCGCGCTACCCGGCCCGGCTGAAACTGGGCGTGGACCCCGACTGGACCGATGAGGCGTTTGTGGACGTGCGCGACGTGTTCCGGCCTGACTCCGTGTTGGCCGACATTCTGCGCAAGCGGCTGGCCATGTGCCACGGCAAGGGTTTTGCCGCCGTGGAGCCGGACAACCTCCAGAACGACGAGAACGTGCCGGGCGGGGTGATCAGCACCCAGCAGCAGGTGGACTTCAACGGCTGGCTGGCCGACGAGGCGCACGCGCTGGGGCTGGCGATCTTCCAGAAGAACGGCCCCGACAAGGTGCTGCTGCGGGACCGAACCGGGCAGCGGCTGGTGGACAAGTTCGACGGCATCCTGAACGAGAGCTGCCACGAGTTCGATGAGTGCGCGCCGCTGGCCGAGTACGTCAAACGCGGCAAGCCCGCACTGAACGTGGAGTATCGGCAGAAGTTCCTGAACTGCGCCGAGGCCCGCCGTCTGGGCATCAACTCCATGTTCAGGGACCTGTACCTGCGCGGCGGGCGGGAAGCGGAGTACCGGCGCGTGACGTGCTGA
- the coaE gene encoding dephospho-CoA kinase (Dephospho-CoA kinase (CoaE) performs the final step in coenzyme A biosynthesis.), with amino-acid sequence MTDPAPFPIRSQSPGPKRLGLTGSIGAGKSTVAALLRGRGLTVLDADAQARLVTEQPETLALIEAAFPGTVRDGVLDRPALSAVAFADPARLARLNAIVHPRVRARMTALERRAAEAGARWVVQDIPLLFEGGLEAGMDAVLVVDAPLELRVARVMERSGFSREEVLARDARQTPAADKRAKADFVIDNGGTLAGLEAQVDAALEALGLG; translated from the coding sequence ATGACTGACCCGGCCCCTTTCCCCATCCGTTCCCAGTCTCCGGGGCCGAAGCGTCTGGGCCTGACCGGCAGCATCGGGGCAGGCAAGAGCACCGTGGCGGCGCTGCTGCGTGGGCGCGGGCTGACCGTGCTGGACGCCGACGCCCAGGCCCGGCTGGTCACGGAGCAGCCGGAAACCCTGGCCCTCATTGAAGCTGCCTTTCCCGGCACGGTGCGGGATGGCGTGCTGGACCGGCCCGCGCTGTCTGCTGTCGCCTTTGCGGATCCGGCGCGGCTGGCCCGGCTGAACGCCATCGTCCACCCCCGTGTGCGCGCCCGCATGACCGCGCTGGAACGTCGGGCGGCAGAGGCGGGCGCGCGGTGGGTGGTGCAGGACATTCCACTGCTGTTCGAGGGCGGGCTGGAGGCGGGCATGGACGCGGTGCTGGTGGTGGACGCCCCGCTGGAACTGCGCGTGGCGCGCGTCATGGAACGCAGTGGGTTCTCCCGCGAGGAGGTGCTGGCCCGCGACGCCCGCCAGACCCCCGCCGCCGATAAGCGCGCGAAAGCGGACTTCGTGATCGACAACGGCGGCACCCTGGCCGGGCTGGAGGCACAGGTCGACGCGGCGCTGGAGGCGCTGGGACTCGGCTAG
- a CDS encoding DNA polymerase/3'-5' exonuclease PolX encodes MSDLTRKSLVSALNSTADLLDLLGAEAFRAQAYRSAARSLEGLEAEVSELAARKFAGIPKVGKNIAAELGAFVGSGSFGPLEDAASQVPPGVLGLFRVRGLGPKKIRALWDAGFDSLERLREGAENGGVAATKGFGAKSAATILEAVDFALASLERQHLSTGLDVSEALVARLGGLDARVSGDARRGLETVRVARVTVTGTAREVRARLEGAVDDLLDVQNKPVLAGRVGGVPVEIAHAHAEARGALDLMMGGPAGYREALRADAKAKGFDLSGRGLKQNGVLLPTPAEQDVTDALGLPPRPAGYRESEHDGLWQTLPPPEDLVKVSDLRGMLHTHSVWSDGAATVRAMVEAAVALGHSFLGTGDHSRAASYANGLSIERLHDYIAEIRALQAEGLPVLAGAEVDILDDGSLDYPDEELLRLDYVVASVHSLFTLDPVRQTERLVRAASHPLITVLGHPTGRVLLRRPGYTLDLDAVLAACEANGTVVEINANASRLDLDWRDVLRWRERLTFAINTDAHVPGGLTDTRFGVAVARKAGLKPGRIINTLGQAEFLAFVARQRAARG; translated from the coding sequence GTGTCTGACCTGACCCGCAAATCCCTCGTTAGCGCCCTGAACTCTACGGCCGATCTGCTGGACCTGCTGGGGGCGGAGGCCTTCCGCGCCCAGGCGTACCGCAGCGCCGCGCGCAGCCTGGAAGGGCTGGAGGCCGAGGTCTCCGAACTGGCCGCCCGGAAATTTGCGGGCATTCCCAAGGTGGGCAAGAACATCGCCGCCGAACTGGGCGCGTTTGTGGGCAGTGGGAGCTTCGGCCCGCTGGAGGACGCCGCCAGCCAGGTTCCGCCCGGCGTGCTGGGCCTGTTCCGGGTGCGCGGGCTGGGGCCAAAGAAGATCCGCGCCCTGTGGGACGCCGGCTTCGACTCGCTCGAACGCCTGCGGGAGGGCGCAGAGAATGGCGGCGTGGCGGCCACCAAGGGCTTCGGGGCAAAGAGCGCGGCCACCATTCTGGAGGCGGTGGACTTTGCCCTGGCCTCGCTGGAGCGCCAGCACCTCAGCACCGGTCTGGACGTGTCGGAGGCCCTGGTGGCGCGGCTGGGGGGTCTGGACGCGCGGGTTTCCGGCGACGCGCGGCGCGGCCTGGAAACGGTGCGGGTGGCGCGCGTGACCGTCACCGGGACGGCGCGGGAGGTCCGGGCGCGGCTGGAGGGCGCGGTGGATGACCTGCTGGACGTGCAAAACAAGCCGGTGCTGGCGGGCCGGGTGGGCGGTGTCCCGGTGGAAATCGCCCACGCCCACGCCGAGGCGCGCGGCGCCCTTGACCTGATGATGGGCGGCCCGGCGGGGTACCGTGAGGCGCTGCGGGCCGACGCCAAGGCGAAAGGCTTTGACCTGAGTGGGCGCGGGCTGAAGCAGAACGGGGTGCTGCTGCCCACGCCGGCGGAACAGGACGTGACCGACGCCCTGGGCCTGCCGCCCCGCCCCGCCGGGTACCGCGAATCCGAACACGACGGCCTGTGGCAGACGCTGCCGCCGCCGGAGGACCTGGTGAAGGTCAGCGATCTGCGCGGCATGCTGCACACCCACTCGGTGTGGTCCGACGGCGCGGCGACCGTGCGCGCCATGGTAGAGGCGGCGGTGGCGCTGGGGCACAGCTTTCTGGGCACCGGGGACCACTCGCGCGCCGCGTCCTACGCCAACGGCCTGAGCATTGAGCGCCTGCACGACTACATTGCCGAGATCCGCGCCCTGCAGGCCGAGGGACTGCCGGTGCTGGCCGGGGCCGAGGTGGACATTCTGGACGACGGCTCGCTGGACTACCCGGATGAGGAACTGCTCAGGCTGGATTACGTTGTTGCCAGCGTCCACAGCCTGTTCACGCTGGACCCGGTGCGGCAGACCGAGCGTCTGGTGCGGGCCGCCTCGCATCCATTGATCACGGTGCTGGGCCACCCGACGGGCCGCGTGCTGCTGCGCCGCCCCGGGTACACCCTTGATCTGGACGCCGTGCTGGCCGCCTGCGAGGCCAACGGCACGGTGGTGGAGATCAACGCCAACGCCTCACGCCTCGACCTCGACTGGCGCGACGTGCTGCGCTGGCGCGAGCGGCTGACCTTCGCCATCAACACCGATGCTCACGTGCCCGGCGGCCTGACTGACACCCGCTTCGGTGTGGCGGTGGCGCGCAAGGCAGGCCTGAAGCCGGGTCGGATCATCAACACGCTGGGTCAGGCCGAGTTCCTGGCGTTCGTGGCGCGGCAGCGGGCGGCGCGCGGCTGA
- a CDS encoding tetratricopeptide repeat protein: MSISGLLYLAATLGRALAQDQSAPAQPAAPVQTPPAQTAPAQPTPVPPAPAPARTIPAANYVAQGVFNYEQGKYDEAYVAFRAASELDPKNVDALLGLGRSQVKLRLFGPALDTLKKALELDPRNLNAYIYLSQAYVQQYIGSGDPQAFVGNLPEALKVLDAAETVARLQTGKPGEVSLSRIFNDRGYVYKLQGNAVKAIAAFKQANVLNPDNSVLLFNLGDMYYATGDLTAALDYLQQAVIADPRDPYNRAYYAKLLALNGNAGAAKSEAAQAARLAPTNAYAVGQYGVVSYLAGDRATAKTQLTQAVTLDPLRNPEFYYYLGRLSLDVGDLKGARDSLTRAASLGSRTPEYLYYLGLSYERGAGAVAPDRLKARENYERAIQLSPSYKAAQDGLARVR, from the coding sequence ATGAGTATTTCTGGCCTGCTGTATCTGGCCGCCACACTGGGCCGCGCCTTGGCCCAGGACCAGTCGGCCCCGGCGCAGCCGGCCGCGCCGGTTCAGACGCCGCCCGCCCAGACTGCACCCGCCCAGCCCACCCCGGTGCCGCCCGCCCCCGCCCCGGCCCGCACCATTCCCGCCGCCAACTACGTGGCCCAGGGCGTGTTCAACTACGAGCAGGGCAAATACGACGAGGCCTACGTGGCGTTCCGCGCCGCCTCTGAGCTGGACCCCAAGAACGTGGACGCGCTGCTGGGGCTGGGCCGCTCGCAGGTCAAGCTGCGGCTGTTCGGCCCGGCACTGGACACCCTGAAAAAAGCGCTGGAGCTGGACCCCCGCAACCTGAACGCCTACATCTACCTGTCGCAGGCGTACGTGCAGCAGTACATCGGTTCGGGCGATCCCCAGGCGTTCGTAGGCAACCTGCCCGAGGCCCTGAAGGTGCTGGACGCTGCCGAGACGGTGGCCCGGCTGCAGACCGGCAAGCCGGGCGAGGTCAGCCTCAGCCGGATCTTCAATGACCGGGGTTACGTCTACAAGCTGCAGGGAAATGCGGTCAAGGCCATTGCGGCGTTCAAGCAGGCCAACGTCCTGAACCCCGACAATAGCGTGCTGCTGTTCAACCTGGGCGACATGTACTACGCCACCGGGGACCTGACGGCGGCGCTGGACTACCTGCAACAGGCGGTTATCGCTGACCCGCGCGATCCCTACAACCGCGCGTACTACGCCAAGCTGCTGGCCCTGAACGGCAACGCGGGCGCCGCCAAGTCCGAGGCGGCCCAGGCGGCCCGACTGGCCCCCACCAACGCCTACGCCGTGGGTCAGTACGGCGTGGTCAGCTACCTGGCCGGGGACCGCGCCACCGCCAAGACCCAGCTGACCCAGGCCGTGACCCTGGACCCGCTGCGTAACCCCGAGTTCTACTACTACCTGGGCCGCCTGAGCCTGGATGTCGGCGACCTGAAAGGCGCGCGCGACTCATTGACCCGCGCCGCCTCATTAGGCAGCCGCACCCCCGAGTACCTGTACTACCTGGGCCTCAGCTACGAGCGCGGCGCAGGTGCCGTGGCCCCGGACCGCCTGAAGGCCCGCGAGAACTACGAGCGTGCCATTCAGCTCAGCCCGTCGTACAAGGCCGCCCAGGACGGCCTGGCCCGCGTGCGCTAG
- a CDS encoding CTP synthase, protein MKYIFVTGGVVSSLGKGVASASLGALLRARGYRVTAVKIDPYINIDAGTMRPYEHGEVFVTASGAETDLDIGNYERFLDLDIPPGSNITTGQVYQEVIRKERAGDYLSQTVQVIPHVTDEIKRRIKVAGENAGAEIVLIEVGGTVGDIESLPFLEAIRQFRFDEGDENVLYLHLTLVPYLGTSNEFKTKPTQHSVATLRSVGISPDIVMVRSKEKLPSEITRKIALFTSVRENRVFSSYDVSHVYEVPLTLEEQGLGKAVEDLLKLERVHPNLGVWTNAVRTIKQPTHAVTIALAGKYTAMPDAYLSLLESLTHAGIANDARVNIKWINAEELDHSSGEEGGLEAQLGDVDGILVPGGFGIRGIEGKIHAAEYARTHGVPYLGICLGMQIAVIEYARNVAGLAGANSTEFDAYAPHRVIDLMPEQVEIAGLGGTMRLGDWPMDLQGGTKIAGLYGVPEGGTVRERHRHRFEVNPAYTGRLQEAGLTISGVTPGVAGRGAGLVESVEIPGHPFFVALQAHPEFKSRPMRPSPPFAGFVAAALAQKGVRVEPSAGLPVSPPQAT, encoded by the coding sequence ATGAAGTACATCTTTGTCACGGGCGGCGTGGTCAGCTCTTTAGGAAAAGGCGTGGCGAGTGCCAGCCTCGGCGCCCTGTTGCGGGCACGCGGCTACCGGGTCACGGCGGTCAAGATCGACCCCTACATCAACATTGACGCGGGCACCATGCGGCCCTACGAGCACGGCGAGGTCTTCGTGACCGCCTCCGGCGCAGAAACCGATCTGGACATCGGCAACTACGAGCGCTTCCTGGATCTGGACATTCCGCCGGGCAGCAACATCACGACCGGGCAGGTGTACCAGGAGGTCATCCGCAAGGAGCGGGCCGGGGACTACCTGTCGCAGACGGTGCAGGTCATCCCGCACGTCACCGACGAGATCAAGCGCCGCATCAAGGTGGCGGGCGAGAACGCGGGGGCGGAGATCGTGCTGATCGAGGTCGGCGGCACGGTGGGCGACATCGAGTCGCTGCCCTTCCTGGAGGCCATCCGGCAGTTCCGCTTCGACGAGGGCGACGAGAACGTGCTGTACCTGCACCTGACGCTCGTTCCCTACCTGGGCACGTCCAACGAGTTCAAGACCAAGCCCACGCAGCACTCGGTGGCAACCCTGCGCTCGGTGGGCATCAGCCCCGACATCGTGATGGTCCGCAGCAAGGAAAAGCTCCCGTCCGAGATCACGCGCAAGATCGCCCTGTTCACCTCGGTGCGCGAGAACCGGGTGTTTTCCAGCTACGACGTGTCGCACGTCTACGAGGTGCCGCTGACGCTGGAGGAGCAGGGGCTGGGCAAGGCCGTCGAGGACCTGCTGAAGCTGGAGCGGGTCCACCCGAATCTGGGCGTGTGGACCAATGCGGTGCGGACCATCAAACAGCCCACCCACGCAGTGACCATCGCGTTGGCCGGCAAGTACACCGCCATGCCCGACGCCTACCTGAGTCTGCTGGAGTCTCTAACGCACGCCGGGATCGCCAACGACGCCCGCGTGAACATCAAGTGGATCAACGCCGAGGAACTGGACCACTCCAGCGGTGAGGAAGGCGGCCTGGAAGCGCAACTGGGCGATGTGGACGGCATTCTGGTGCCCGGCGGCTTTGGCATCCGGGGCATCGAGGGCAAGATCCACGCCGCCGAGTACGCCCGCACGCATGGGGTGCCGTACCTGGGCATCTGCCTGGGCATGCAGATCGCCGTGATCGAATACGCCCGCAACGTGGCCGGCCTCGCGGGGGCCAACAGCACCGAGTTTGACGCTTACGCCCCGCACCGCGTCATCGACCTGATGCCCGAACAGGTGGAGATCGCCGGGCTGGGCGGCACCATGCGATTGGGCGACTGGCCGATGGACCTTCAGGGCGGCACGAAGATTGCCGGGCTGTACGGCGTTCCCGAGGGCGGCACCGTGCGCGAACGCCACCGCCACCGCTTTGAGGTCAACCCCGCGTACACCGGGCGGCTTCAGGAGGCGGGCCTGACCATCAGCGGCGTGACGCCGGGCGTGGCCGGACGCGGCGCGGGTCTGGTGGAAAGCGTCGAGATTCCCGGCCATCCCTTCTTCGTGGCGTTGCAGGCCCACCCCGAATTCAAGAGCCGTCCGATGCGCCCCAGTCCGCCCTTCGCAGGATTCGTGGCGGCGGCGCTCGCGCAAAAGGGCGTGCGGGTCGAGCCGTCGGCCGGGCTGCCGGTCTCGCCTCCCCAGGCAACCTAA
- a CDS encoding CAP domain-containing protein: protein MSKTYPFPRLLGSLLLTCGLLLTACGGGGTPPEPDKKPVEGPAPSAAEAQMLQAVNAARATPRKCQGKDQPAAPALVWNGLLGNAARAHAQDMADRNYFAHVSPEGSRPQDRVEKAGYTGWQAVGENIAAGYSDTQISEAMNAWLTSTQGHCEALMSAAFKEVGFGYAPSTGGKYNAYWVQNFGSR, encoded by the coding sequence ATGTCCAAGACCTACCCCTTTCCCCGGCTGCTGGGCAGCCTGCTCCTGACCTGCGGCCTGCTGCTGACGGCCTGTGGCGGTGGGGGAACCCCCCCCGAACCGGACAAGAAGCCGGTGGAGGGTCCGGCGCCCAGCGCTGCCGAGGCCCAGATGCTCCAGGCGGTGAACGCTGCCCGCGCCACACCGCGCAAGTGTCAGGGCAAGGACCAGCCGGCAGCGCCCGCGCTGGTCTGGAACGGCCTGCTGGGCAACGCCGCCCGCGCCCACGCCCAGGACATGGCGGACCGCAACTATTTTGCCCACGTCTCGCCGGAGGGTTCCCGCCCGCAGGACCGCGTCGAGAAGGCCGGCTACACCGGCTGGCAGGCCGTGGGCGAGAACATCGCGGCCGGCTACAGTGACACCCAGATCTCGGAGGCGATGAATGCCTGGCTGACCAGCACACAGGGACACTGCGAGGCCCTGATGAGTGCGGCCTTCAAGGAGGTGGGCTTCGGCTACGCCCCCAGCACCGGCGGCAAATACAACGCCTACTGGGTGCAGAACTTCGGCAGCCGCTAG